One genomic window of Oncorhynchus clarkii lewisi isolate Uvic-CL-2024 chromosome 5, UVic_Ocla_1.0, whole genome shotgun sequence includes the following:
- the LOC139408794 gene encoding glycerol-3-phosphate acyltransferase 3 isoform X1 has protein sequence MTDLCEGGMDDLWSIAVVLLQVWFSVMIGFIMIPAMFGLSLGVTSVYIQILVKILEWATLRIERGHRERSTLPVPAPLPFGLIQREGGSMEQEMGELRRYRTQSISRGEFALSDSFYFYIKGLESIVDDQVTQRFSSEELVSWNLLTRTNHNFHYISLRLTVIWGLGVIIRYCVLFPLRITLAIIGLTWLVIGTTLVGFLPNKRLKNWLSELVHLMCYRICARGLSATIQYHNKENKPQKGGICVANHTSPIDIVILANDGCYAMVGQSHGGLMGVIQRSMVRSCPHVWFERSEMRDRNAVTSRLRAHVAAKTNLPILIFPEGTCINNTSVMMFKKGSFEIGGTIYPVAIKYDPRFGDAFWNSAKYNMVNYLLRMMTSWAIVVNVWYLPPMTRREGEDAAQFANRVKSAIAHQGGLLDMAWDGSLKRAKVKEEFKEQQQKMYSSMVMGKKGRNSQEPHTESTRRQ, from the exons ATGACAGATCtgtgtgagggagggatggatgaccTGTGGAGTATAGCGGTTGTGTTGCTGCAGGTGTGGTTCTCCGTGATGATAGGGTTCATCATGATACCTGCCATGTTTGGCCTCTCCCTGGGGGTCACTTCTGTCTACATTCAGATCCTGGTCAAAATACTGGAG TGGGCCACCCTGCGGATCGAGAGAGGACACAGGGAACGATCCACTCTGCCAGTGCCTGCTCCTCTACCCTTTG GACTCATCCAGAGGGAGGGGGGCTCCATGGAACAGGAGATGGGGGAGCTGCGTCGGTATCGTACCCAGTCCATATCGAGGGGAGAGTTTGCGCTGAGCGACTCGTTCTACTTCTACATAAAGGGCCTGGAGAGCATCGTGGACGACCAGGTGACTCAGCGCTTCTCCTCTGAGGAGCTGGTCTCTTGGAACCTCCTGACCCGCACCAACCACAACTTCCACTATATCAGCCTGCGACTCACCGTCATCTGGGGACTGGGCGTGATCATACGTTACTGTGTCCTTTTCCCTCTCAG GATAACCCTGGCAATCATTGGGTTGACCTGGCTGGTGATTGGGACAACCTTGGTGGGATTTCTACCTAACAAGAG ATTGAAGAACTGGCTCAGTGAATTAGTCCATCTGATGTGCTACAGGATCTGTGCCAGAGGTCTCTCTGCCACCATTCAATACCACAACAA AGAGAATAAACCACAAAAAGGAGGAATATGCGTAGCAAACCACACCTCGCCTATTGACATTGTCATTTTGGCCAATGATGGATGCTACGCTATG GTGGGTCAAAGTCACGGTGGGCTGATGGGGGTCATCCAGAGGTCAATGGTGAGGTCCTGCCCCCACGTCTGGTTCGAGAGGTCGGAGATGAGAGACCGAAATGCTGTTACCAGTAG ATTGAGGGCTCATGTTGCAGCTAAAACCAATCTACCCATCTTGATCTTCCCTGAGG GAACCTGCATCAACAACACATCGGTCATGATGTTCAAGAAGGGAAGCTTTGAGATTGGAGGGACTATATACCCAGTCGCAATCAAG TATGACCCTCGTTTTGGAGATGCCTTCTGGAACAGTGCCAAGTACAACATGGTGAACTACCTGCTGAGAATGATGACCAGCTGGGCCATCGTGGTCAACGTGTGGTACCTGCCCCCCATGACCAGGCGG GAAGGGGAAGATGCTGCCCAGTTTGCCAACAGAGTGAAGTCTGCTATCGCACATCAGGGAGGGCTATTGGACATGGCGTG GGATGGGAGTTTGAAGAGAGCCAAGGTGAAAGAGGAATTTAAAGAGCAGCAACAGAAGATGTACAGCAGTATGGTTATGGGGAAGAAAGGTAGAAACTCCCAAGAGCCTCACACAGAGAGCACCAGGAGACAATGA
- the LOC139408794 gene encoding glycerol-3-phosphate acyltransferase 3 isoform X2: MTDLCEGGMDDLWSIAVVLLQVWFSVMIGFIMIPAMFGLSLGVTSVYIQILVKILEWATLRIERGHRERSTLPVPAPLPFGLIQREGGSMEQEMGELRRYRTQSISRGEFALSDSFYFYIKGLESIVDDQVTQRFSSEELVSWNLLTRTNHNFHYISLRLTVIWGLGVIIRYCVLFPLRITLAIIGLTWLVIGTTLVGFLPNKRLKNWLSELVHLMCYRICARGLSATIQYHNKENKPQKGGICVANHTSPIDIVILANDGCYAMVGQSHGGLMGVIQRSMVRSCPHVWFERSEMRDRNAVTSRLRAHVAAKTNLPILIFPEGTCINNTSVMMFKKGSFEIGGTIYPVAIKYDPRFGDAFWNSAKYNMVNYLLRMMTSWAIVVNVWYLPPMTRREGEDAAQFANRVKSAIAHQGGLLDMAWDGSLKRAKVKEEFKEQQQKMYSSMVMGKKAPANA; this comes from the exons ATGACAGATCtgtgtgagggagggatggatgaccTGTGGAGTATAGCGGTTGTGTTGCTGCAGGTGTGGTTCTCCGTGATGATAGGGTTCATCATGATACCTGCCATGTTTGGCCTCTCCCTGGGGGTCACTTCTGTCTACATTCAGATCCTGGTCAAAATACTGGAG TGGGCCACCCTGCGGATCGAGAGAGGACACAGGGAACGATCCACTCTGCCAGTGCCTGCTCCTCTACCCTTTG GACTCATCCAGAGGGAGGGGGGCTCCATGGAACAGGAGATGGGGGAGCTGCGTCGGTATCGTACCCAGTCCATATCGAGGGGAGAGTTTGCGCTGAGCGACTCGTTCTACTTCTACATAAAGGGCCTGGAGAGCATCGTGGACGACCAGGTGACTCAGCGCTTCTCCTCTGAGGAGCTGGTCTCTTGGAACCTCCTGACCCGCACCAACCACAACTTCCACTATATCAGCCTGCGACTCACCGTCATCTGGGGACTGGGCGTGATCATACGTTACTGTGTCCTTTTCCCTCTCAG GATAACCCTGGCAATCATTGGGTTGACCTGGCTGGTGATTGGGACAACCTTGGTGGGATTTCTACCTAACAAGAG ATTGAAGAACTGGCTCAGTGAATTAGTCCATCTGATGTGCTACAGGATCTGTGCCAGAGGTCTCTCTGCCACCATTCAATACCACAACAA AGAGAATAAACCACAAAAAGGAGGAATATGCGTAGCAAACCACACCTCGCCTATTGACATTGTCATTTTGGCCAATGATGGATGCTACGCTATG GTGGGTCAAAGTCACGGTGGGCTGATGGGGGTCATCCAGAGGTCAATGGTGAGGTCCTGCCCCCACGTCTGGTTCGAGAGGTCGGAGATGAGAGACCGAAATGCTGTTACCAGTAG ATTGAGGGCTCATGTTGCAGCTAAAACCAATCTACCCATCTTGATCTTCCCTGAGG GAACCTGCATCAACAACACATCGGTCATGATGTTCAAGAAGGGAAGCTTTGAGATTGGAGGGACTATATACCCAGTCGCAATCAAG TATGACCCTCGTTTTGGAGATGCCTTCTGGAACAGTGCCAAGTACAACATGGTGAACTACCTGCTGAGAATGATGACCAGCTGGGCCATCGTGGTCAACGTGTGGTACCTGCCCCCCATGACCAGGCGG GAAGGGGAAGATGCTGCCCAGTTTGCCAACAGAGTGAAGTCTGCTATCGCACATCAGGGAGGGCTATTGGACATGGCGTG GGATGGGAGTTTGAAGAGAGCCAAGGTGAAAGAGGAATTTAAAGAGCAGCAACAGAAGATGTACAGCAGTATGGTTATGGGGAAGAAAG
- the LOC139408795 gene encoding small ribosomal subunit protein bS18m isoform X1 codes for MKKSLTVGVKFVEKVDSCLSADPIAVSRSKMFAVRSFRSLQFTFSQLGGTQQCLRSLSGSSNVVQKNDDMPLQMENPYKQPQKGCILCNITVDFKNVQLLSQFISPHTGRVYGRHITGLCGKKQREIAKAIKKAHSMGFMSVTHKDPHFMKDPNICDIRHLE; via the exons ATGAAGAAGAGTCTGACAGTGGGAGTGAAGTTTGTGGAAAAAGTGGACTCTTGCCTTTCGGCTGATCCAATTGCGGTTTCACG GTCAAAAATGTTTGCTGTCCGAAGCTTTCGATCTTTACAATTCACATTTTCACAGCTTGGAGGCACAC AACAATGTCTCAGAAGTCTGTCAGGCTCGTCTAATGTAGTCCAGAAGAACGATGACATG CCTTTACAAATGGAGAATCCATACAAACAACCACAGAAGGGCTGCATTCTCTGTAACATCACAGTGGACTTCAAGAATGTTCAG CTGCTGTCCCAGTTTATATCCCCACACACAGGAAGAGTTTACGGCAGGCACATAACAG GTCTATGTGGTAAGAAACAGCGGGAGATCGCCAAAGCCATAAAGAAAGCTCATTCGATGG GATTCATGTCTGTAACCCACAAGGACCCACATTTTATGAAAGATCCAAACATCTGTGACATCCGGCACTTGGAGTAA
- the LOC139408795 gene encoding small ribosomal subunit protein bS18m isoform X2: MFAVRSFRSLQFTFSQLGGTQQCLRSLSGSSNVVQKNDDMPLQMENPYKQPQKGCILCNITVDFKNVQLLSQFISPHTGRVYGRHITGLCGKKQREIAKAIKKAHSMGFMSVTHKDPHFMKDPNICDIRHLE; the protein is encoded by the exons ATGTTTGCTGTCCGAAGCTTTCGATCTTTACAATTCACATTTTCACAGCTTGGAGGCACAC AACAATGTCTCAGAAGTCTGTCAGGCTCGTCTAATGTAGTCCAGAAGAACGATGACATG CCTTTACAAATGGAGAATCCATACAAACAACCACAGAAGGGCTGCATTCTCTGTAACATCACAGTGGACTTCAAGAATGTTCAG CTGCTGTCCCAGTTTATATCCCCACACACAGGAAGAGTTTACGGCAGGCACATAACAG GTCTATGTGGTAAGAAACAGCGGGAGATCGCCAAAGCCATAAAGAAAGCTCATTCGATGG GATTCATGTCTGTAACCCACAAGGACCCACATTTTATGAAAGATCCAAACATCTGTGACATCCGGCACTTGGAGTAA
- the LOC139408797 gene encoding helicase POLQ-like, translating into MSAEIKVKRQSSRKRSRDRRISHLTPARKRTSASGRQCPDNTGQIELSRALDQSMDAKFSEYCSDPEDLFGDYDSIVSDSSFLAKLDRVGQNMRQHDIEHTTSSRCPVILLAGNPDFTSLKSSTDNCPKQSCDDSMTESFLEGFTDDAFLDMPSSQLAFLQDPQTAPMNCCTDEDKTSMPMRHPEKSVSTEDRNENHIAPKARKSVSDHLKRAMMANAATPSSVSRTALQKEAVVTEEISVAMQAMESVSMATTDLGPFFGLPTKVKELICNLKGIKDLYEWQKTCLNLDSVQQRRNLIYSLPTSGGKTLVAEILILKELLCRKKDALFILPYVSLVQEKVRGLASFGLELDFMVEEYAGSKGRFPPVKGRGKRSLYIATIEKAHGLVNSLIETNRLGNVGLVVVDELHMLGDGSRGAIIEMTLAKVLYISKSTQIIGMSATLGNLQDIQKFLKAESYTNDFRPVELKEYVKLKDSIYEVDPKEEECFRFSRVLNFKYSSAMQKIDQDHIVALVTEVIPSQSCLVFCPTKKNCENVAGMICKYLKEDFIQHKQAEKAVLLGELRSSGNGSLCPVLKKTVPYGLAYHHSGLTSEERKLVEEAYSAGVLCLLTCTSTLAAGINLPARRVILRSPYVAADFLKRSQYKQMVGRAGRAGIDTHGESILILQDKDKVLVKKLLSAPMEICISNLMHSDGKGVLSLILSVIGLNITNSLEQIRDFMSGTLLSVQEKQVCLERSLWEVTQECVELLKEKGLVTVSTEPQDGSLQVTKLGRATYKGSVDLTYCDLLYRDLSKGLESLMLNSFLHLIYLVTPYDMVSQCKPDWMVYFRQFTMLSAAEQKMCAAVGVSESFVARKAAGQNVKKNVDQVVVSRLYLALVLQSLLKETDLWSVADRFQLSRGFIQTLLSSSSVFCSCVLHFTEELEEFWPFKALLTELTRRLTYCVQAELIPLMEVAGVMERRAKLLYNAGYKTLAHLANADPNVLAKTVENLFKKQANQIVASAKMLLNEKADALQEEMDDLLMMPLDLLSL; encoded by the exons ATGAGTGCCGAAATCAAAGTAAAACGACAGTCCTCGAGGAAGCGGTCCAGGGATAGACGAATAAGTCATCTCACGCCCGCAAGGAAAAGGACCAGTGCTTCTGGACGACAATGTCCTGACAACACGGGACAGATAGAGCTTTCCAGAGCTTTGGACCAATCCATGGATGCAAAGTTCAGTGAG TACTGCAGTGACCCCGAGGACTTATTTGGGGACTATGACAGCATTGTAAGCGACAGCTCTTTCCTGGCAAAGCTCGATCGAGTGGGGCAGAACATGAGACAGCATGACATTGAACATACAACCAGCAGCAGATGCCCTGTGATTCTGCTTGCTGGGAACCCTGACTTCACTTCACTGAAGTCTTCAACAGACAACTGTCCGAAACAATCATGTGATGACTCAATGACAGAATCATTCCTGGAGGGCTTCACAGATGATGCTTTCCTAGACATGCCAAGCTCACAACTCGCTTTTCTACAAGATCCCCAAACAGCACCCATGAACTGCTGTACAGATGAGGACAAAACCTCCATGCCTATGAGACATCCTGAGAAGTCTGTCAGCACTGAAGATAGAAATGAGAACCATATCGCCCCCAAGGCAAGGAAGAGCGTGTCCGATCATCTGAAGAGAGCTATGATGGCTAATGCAGCAACTCCTTCTAGTGTCTCCCGGACTGCATTGCAGAAGGAGGCAGTAGTTACAGAGGAGATCAGTGTTGCCATGCAGGCTATGGAATCTGTCTCCATGGCGACAACAGACCTTGGGCCTTTCTTTGGTCTTCCCACCAAAGTGAAGGAGCTGATATGCAATCTCAAAGGAATCAAAGATTTATATG AATGGCAGAAAACTTGTCTAAACCTGGACTCAGTTCAGCAGAGGAGAAACCTCATCTACTCTCTTCCCACCAGTGGTGGGAAGACTTTGGTGGCTGAGATTCTTATCCTCAAAGAGCTTCTGTGCAGAAAGAAGGATGCCCTTTTCATCCTGCCTTACGTATCTCTAGTGCAGGAGAAG GTTCGAGGGTTGGCCAGTTTTGGCCTGGAGCTAGACTTCATGGTGGAGGAGTATGCTGGTAGTAAGGGCAGGTTCCCTCCAGTGAAGGGAAGGGGCAAGAGGTCCCTGTACATTGCCACTATAGAGAAGGCACACGGCCTGGTAAACTCTCTCATAGAGACCAACAGACTGGGCAATGTGGGGCTGGTGGTTGTGGATGAG CTCCACATGTTGGGTGATGGTAGCAGAGGAGCTATCATTGAGATGACTCTAGCCAAAGTGCTCTATATCAGTA AGTCAACTCAGATCATTGGAATGAGTGCTACTCTGGGCAATCTCCAAGATATACAGAAGTTTCTGAAGGCAGAGAGCTACACTAATGACTTCAGACCG GTTGAGCTGAAGGAGTATGTGAAACTGAAGGACAGCATATACGAGGTGGACCCCAAGGAGGAGGAGTGCTTCAGATTCTCTCGGGTCCTGAACTTTAAG TACTCCAGTGCCATGCAGAAGATCGATCAGGATCATATTGTTGCCTTGGTGACTGAGGTCATTCCAAGCCAGTCTTGCCTTGTTTTCTGTCCCACCAAGAAGAACTGTGAGAACGTGGCTGGAATGATATGCAAGTACCTGAAAGA GGACTTTATCCAACACAAGCAGGCAGAGAAGGCTGTGTTGCTGGGGGAGCTGAGGAGCAGTGGGAATGGCTCCCTGTGTCCGGTGCTCAAGAAGACGGTGCCGTACGGCCTGGCTTACCACCACAGTGGGTTGACCAGTGAAGAGAGGAAGCTGGTGGAGGAGGCCTACTCTGCAGGGGTTCTCTGTCTCCTCACCTGCACTTCTACGCTGGCTGCAGGGATCAACCTACCTGCTCGGAG AGTGATTCTGCGTTCTCCGTACGTGGCGGCAGACTTCTTGAAGAGGAGCCAGTACAAGCAAATGGTGGGGAGGGCTGGACGGGCCGGGATAGACACTCATGGAGAGAGCATCCTCATTCTACAGGACAAAGACAAAGTCTTG GTCAAGAAGCTTTTATCCGCGCCAATGGAAATCTGCATAAGCAATCTAATGCATAGCGACGGAAAGGGTGTCCTGAGTCTCATTCTATCCGTCATTGGATTAAAT ATCACGAACAGCTTAGAGCAGATCAGGGACTTCATGAGTGGCACGTTGCTGTCTGTCCAGGAGAAACAGGTGTGCTTGGAGAGGAGCCTGTGGGAGGTGACACAGGAGTGTGTTGAGCTGCTTAAAGAGAAAGGCCTCGTCACCGTTTCCACAGAGCCACAAGATGGGTCCCTGCAAGTCACCAAGCTAGGAAGAGCTACTTACAAAG GCTCAGTGGATCTGACCTACTGTGACCTCCTGTATAGAGACCTGTCTAAAGGCCTGGAGAGCCTGATGCTGAACAGTTTCCTCCACCTCATCTACCTGGTCACACCCTATGACATGGTCTCCCAGTGTAAGCCTGACTGGATGGTCTACTTCAGACAG TTCACAATGTTATCAGCTGCGGAGCAAAAGATGTGTGCAGCAGTTGGTGTGTCTGAAAGTTTTGTTGCTAGAAAGGCTGCTGGACAGAATGTCAAGAAG AATGTTGACCAGGTGGTGGTGAGTCGGCTGTACCTGGCCCTGGTACTGCAGTCCCTGCTGAAGGAGACTGACCTGTGGAGCGTGGCTGACAGGTTCCAGCTCAGCCGGGGCTTCATCCAGACACTACTCAGCTCTTCCTCAGTATTCTGCTCCTGCGTGCTGCACTTCACCGAG GAGCTGGAAGAGTTCTGGCCCTTCAAAGCTCTCCTGACTGAGCTTACCCGCAGGCTGACCTACTGTGTCCAGGCCGAGCTCATCCCTCTCATGGAGGTAGCAGGAGTCATGGAG AGAAGAGCCAAGCTGCTGTACAATGCTGGATATAAGACACTGGCTCATCTGGCCAACGCTGACCCAAACGTTCTCGCCAAGACTGTGGAGAACCTCTTCAAGAAGCAAGCTAATCAGATTGTTGCTTCGGCAAAA ATGCTGCTGAATGAGAAAGCTGATGCCCTTCAGGAGGAGATGGATGACTTATTGATGATGCCTCTTGATCTCCTCTCTTTGTAA